Proteins encoded within one genomic window of Microcebus murinus isolate Inina chromosome 8, M.murinus_Inina_mat1.0, whole genome shotgun sequence:
- the DLX1 gene encoding homeobox protein DLX-1 isoform X2, with protein MTMTTMPESLNSPVSGKAVFMEFGPPNQQMSPSPMSHGHYSMHCLHSAGHSQPDGAYSSASSFSRPLGYPYVNSVSSHASSPYISSVQSYPGSASLAQSRLEDPGQDLVPKQALQVQEADEAGRGGSGG; from the exons ATGACCATGACCACCATGCCAGAAAGTCTCAACAGCCCCGTGTCGGGCAAGGCGGTGTTTATGGAGTTTGGGCCGCCCAACCAGCAAATGTCTCCTTCTCCCATGTCCCACGGGCACTACTCCATGCACTGTTTACACTCGGCGGGCCATTCGCAGCCCGACGGCGCCTACAGCTCAGCCTCATCCTTCTCCCGACCGCTGGGCTACCCCTACGTCAACTCGGTCAGCAGCCACGCGTCCAGCCCCTACATCAGTTCGGTGCAGTCCTACCCGGGCAGCGCCAGCCTCGCCCAGAGCCGCCTGGAGGACCCAG GTCAAGATCTGGTTCCAAAACAAGCGCTCCAAGTTCAAGAAGCTGATGAAGCAGGGAGGGGCGGCTCTGGAGGGTAG
- the DLX1 gene encoding homeobox protein DLX-1 isoform X1 gives MTMTTMPESLNSPVSGKAVFMEFGPPNQQMSPSPMSHGHYSMHCLHSAGHSQPDGAYSSASSFSRPLGYPYVNSVSSHASSPYISSVQSYPGSASLAQSRLEDPGADSEKSTVVEGGEVRFNGKGKKIRKPRTIYSSLQLQALNRRFQQTQYLALPERAELAASLGLTQTQVKIWFQNKRSKFKKLMKQGGAALEGSALANGRALSAGSPPVPPGWNPNSSSGKGSGGSAGSYIPSYTSWYPSAHQEAMQQPQLM, from the exons ATGACCATGACCACCATGCCAGAAAGTCTCAACAGCCCCGTGTCGGGCAAGGCGGTGTTTATGGAGTTTGGGCCGCCCAACCAGCAAATGTCTCCTTCTCCCATGTCCCACGGGCACTACTCCATGCACTGTTTACACTCGGCGGGCCATTCGCAGCCCGACGGCGCCTACAGCTCAGCCTCATCCTTCTCCCGACCGCTGGGCTACCCCTACGTCAACTCGGTCAGCAGCCACGCGTCCAGCCCCTACATCAGTTCGGTGCAGTCCTACCCGGGCAGCGCCAGCCTCGCCCAGAGCCGCCTGGAGGACCCAG GGGCAGACTCGGAGAAGAGCACGGTGGTGGAAGGCGGTGAAGTGCGCTTCAATGGCAAGGGGAAAAAGATCCGCAAACCCAGGACGATTTATTCCAGTTTGCAGTTGCAGGCTTTGAACCGGAGGTTCCAGCAAACTCAGTACCTAGCTCTGCCCGAGAGGGCGGAGCTCGCGGCCTCCTTGGGACTCACGCAGACGCAG GTCAAGATCTGGTTCCAAAACAAGCGCTCCAAGTTCAAGAAGCTGATGAAGCAGGGAGGGGCGGCTCTGGAGGGTAGCGCGCTGGCCAACGGCCGAGCCCTTTCTGCTGGCTCCCCACCCGTGCCGCCAGGCTGGAACCCTAACTCCTCATCCGGGAAGGGCTCAGGCGGAAGCGCGGGGTCCTACATCCCCAGCTACACGTCTTGGTACCCTTCGGCGCACCAAGAAGCTATGCAGCAACCCCAACTCATGTGA
- the DLX2 gene encoding homeobox protein DLX-2, with protein sequence MTGVFDSLVADMHSTQITASSTYHQHPQPPSGGGAGPGSSNSNSSSLHKPQESPTLPVSTATDSSYYTNQQHPAGGGGGGSPYAHMGSYQYHASGLNNVPYSAKSSYDLGYSAAYTSYAPYGTSSSPANNEPEKEDLEPEIRIVNGKPKKVRKPRTIYSSFQLAALQRRFQKTQYLALPERAELAASLGLTQTQVKIWFQNRRSKFKKMWKSGEIPSEQHPGASASPPCASPPVSAPASWDFGAPQRMGGGGGPGSGGSGAGSSGSSPSSAASAFLGNYPWYHQASGSASHLQAAAPLLHPTQTPQPHHHHHHHHHGGGGTPVSAGTIF encoded by the exons ATGACTGGAGTCTTTGACAGTCTAGTGGCTGATATGCACTCGACCCAGATCACGGCCTCCAGCACGTACCACCAGCACCCGCAGCCCCcgagcggcggcggcgcgggcccgggcagcagcaacagcaacagcagcagcctGCACAAGCCCCAGGAGTCGCCCACCCTTCCGGTGTCCACAGCTACCGACAGCAGCTACTACACCAACCAGCAGCACCCGGCGGGTGGCGGCGGTGGGGGTTCGCCCTACGCGCACATGGGCTCCTACCAGTACCATGCCAGCGGCCTCAACAACGTCCCTTACTCTGCGAAGAGCAGCTACGACCTGGGCTATTCCGCCGCGTACACCTCCTACGCGCCCTATGGGACCAGTTCATCCCCAGCCAACAACGAGCCTG AGAAGGAGGACCTTGAGCCCGAAATCCGGATAGTGAACGGGAAGCCAAAGAAAGTCCGGAAACCCCGCACCATCTACTCCAGTTTCCAGCTGGCGGCTCTTCAGCGGCGTTTCCAAAAGACTCAGTACCTGGCATTGCCCGAGAGAGCCGAGCTGGCGGCGTCTCTGGGCCTCACCCAGACTCAG GTCAAAATCTGGTTCCAGAACCGCCGGTCCAAGTTCAAGAAGATGTGGAAAAGCGGTGAGATACCCTCGGAGCAGCACCCCGGGGCCAGCGCTTCGCCCCCTTGCGCTTCGCCGCCAGTCTCGGCGCCCGCCTCCTGGGACTTCGGCGCGCCGCAGCGGATGGGGGGCGGCGGCGGTCCGGGCAGCGGGGGCAGCGGCGCGGGCAGCTCCGGCTCCAGCCCGAGCAGCGCGGCCTCGGCTTTTCTGGGCAACTACCCGTGGTACCACCAGGCCTCGGGCTCCGCCTCACACCTGCAGGCCGCAGCGCCGCTGCTGCACCCCACCCAGACCCCGCagccacaccaccaccaccaccaccaccaccacggcgGCGGGGGCACCCCGGTGAGCGCGGGGACGATTTTCTAA